A part of Carettochelys insculpta isolate YL-2023 chromosome 1, ASM3395843v1, whole genome shotgun sequence genomic DNA contains:
- the KCTD21 gene encoding BTB/POZ domain-containing protein KCTD21 produces MSEPITLNVGGRLYTTSLSTLTSFPDSMLGAMFSGKMPTKRDSQGNCFIDRDGKVFRYILNFLRTSHLDLPEDFQEMGLLRREVDFYQVQPLIEALREKEVELSKAEKNAMLNITLDQRTQTVHFTVREAPQIYSLSSSNMEVFSAHIFSTSSLFLKLLGSKLYYCFNGNLSSISSYLQDPNHVNLDWVATVEGLPEEEYTRQNLKRLWVVPANKQINSFQVFVEEVLKIATSDGFCVDSSHPHASDLMNNKIIRLIRYK; encoded by the coding sequence ATGTCAGAACCTATAACACTCAATGTTGGAGGAAGACTGTACACCACTTCCCTCTCTACCCTGACCAGTTTTCCTGACTCTATGCTGGGTGCTATGTTTAGTGGAAAGATGCCAACCAAGAGGGATAGCCAAGGCAACTGCTTCATTGACCGAGATGGCAAAGTGTTCCGCTACATCCTCAACTTCTTGAGAACTTCGCACTTGGACCTCCCTGAGGACTTCCAGGAAATGGGCTTGCTGCGACGGGAAGTGGATTTTTATCAGGTCCAGCCGCTGATTGAAGCGTTGCGAGAGAAGGAGGTGGAGCTCTCCAAAGCTGAGAAGAACGCTATGCTTAACATCACCTTGGATCAGAGGACACAGACAGTTCACTTCACTGTTCGGGAAGCACCCCAGATCTACAGCCTGTCTTCCTCCAACATGGAAGTATTTAGTGCCCACATATTCAGCACGTCATCTCTGTTCTTGAAGCTCCTGGGTTCCAAGCTTTACTATTGCTTCAATGGCAACCTGTCTTCAATATCCAGCTACCTGCAGGATCCCAACCATGTGAATTTAGATTGGGTTGCAACGGTGGAAGGCCTGCCAGAAGAGGAGTACACAAGACAGAACttaaagagactttgggtggtgCCCGCTAATAAGCAAATCAATAGCTTCCAGGTGTTTGTGGAAGAGGTGCTAAAAATAGCCACGAGTGATGGATTTTGTGTGGATTCCTCCCACCCGCATGCCTCTGATTTAATGAATAATAAGATTATTCGACTAATTCGATACAAGTAA